A window of the Cystobacter fuscus genome harbors these coding sequences:
- a CDS encoding DUF5335 family protein, whose translation MERTTEIPPQGWFNYFAGLSRRALSHPVRVEVESVQMGAQELVRALPLLGIDVEPRGSELGSIEFTLGDEHQDFLHRIARPVQVYLKIDDNGDLDCLAIEDRSGTRTLLFFEKGDVPAWAHPSIQEAEPPAPGL comes from the coding sequence ATGGAACGCACGACGGAGATTCCGCCTCAGGGGTGGTTCAACTACTTCGCGGGCTTGAGCAGGCGGGCGCTGAGTCATCCCGTCCGCGTGGAAGTGGAGAGCGTGCAGATGGGGGCCCAGGAGCTGGTTCGCGCGCTGCCCCTGTTGGGCATCGACGTGGAGCCCAGGGGCTCGGAGCTGGGCTCCATCGAGTTCACCCTGGGAGATGAACACCAGGACTTCCTGCATCGCATCGCCCGGCCCGTGCAGGTCTACCTCAAGATTGATGACAACGGAGACCTCGACTGTCTCGCCATCGAGGACCGGAGTGGAACCAGGACCCTGCTCTTCTTCGAGAAAGGGGACGTACCCGCCTGGGCCCACCCGAGCATCCAGGAAGCGGAGC